A DNA window from Papaver somniferum cultivar HN1 unplaced genomic scaffold, ASM357369v1 unplaced-scaffold_5527, whole genome shotgun sequence contains the following coding sequences:
- the LOC113343167 gene encoding uncharacterized protein LOC113343167, which produces MVGITSLRSFILLSMCFSFIFLSNQAGPITFVSSCDEPEAAPALSPGGVTQPNEPEAGPAPNPEACDNPEGCNEPETGPPPPPPPCEWDETCGDPWPEVRLEGDGCDLIVESGVCDNWGCGIFYMRR; this is translated from the exons ATGGTGGGAATTACTAGTCTCAGATCTTTCATTTTGCTCTCCATGTGTTTTagcttcattttcctttcaaatcaAG CAGGTCCGATAACGTTTGTAAGCTCCTGCGATGAACCAGAAGCAGCGCCCGCCCTCAGTCCAGGAGGAGTCACCCAGCCAAATGAACCAGAAGCAGGGCCAGCCCCTAATCCAGAAGCATGTGACAATCCAGAAGGATGTAACGAACCAGAAACAGGGCCGCCGCCCCCACCTCCGCCATGTGAATGGGATGAGACATGTGGAGATCCATGGCCGGAGGTGAGACTAGAAGGAGATGGATGTGACCTCATTGTGGAAAGCGGTGTCTGTGACAATTGGGGATGTGGAATATTTTACATGCGAAGATAA